From one Mycolicibacterium sp. HK-90 genomic stretch:
- a CDS encoding glucose 1-dehydrogenase, whose amino-acid sequence MAGVDLSGKVAIVTGAARGQGEAEARLFATLGAKVVLTDVLVEEGRQVAESIGAAARFVRHDVGNESDWRTVVDTAVAEFGRLDALVNNAAICKVVPLAEQDAPGFEQMLRVNLIGAFLGMQAVTEPMKAAGGGSIVNISSQAGVQGLAGYTAYGASKWGLRGMSKVAAIELGPLGIRVNTVYPGMIDTPMIAHLDVHRGLGGHPGAPLTRVGTPDEVAEVVAFLASDASSYITGADLTVDGGASAGRIPVTPVPTA is encoded by the coding sequence ATGGCCGGGGTCGACCTCTCCGGCAAGGTCGCGATCGTCACCGGTGCCGCCCGCGGACAGGGTGAAGCCGAAGCGCGGTTGTTCGCCACGCTGGGCGCCAAGGTGGTGCTGACCGACGTCCTCGTCGAGGAGGGCCGGCAGGTCGCCGAATCCATCGGCGCCGCCGCCCGCTTCGTCCGTCACGACGTCGGCAACGAAAGTGATTGGCGCACAGTCGTCGACACCGCGGTCGCCGAGTTCGGCCGCCTGGACGCACTGGTGAACAACGCCGCCATCTGCAAGGTGGTTCCGCTGGCCGAGCAGGACGCTCCCGGATTCGAGCAGATGCTGCGGGTCAACCTCATCGGCGCGTTCCTCGGCATGCAGGCGGTCACCGAACCCATGAAGGCGGCCGGCGGCGGATCGATCGTCAACATCTCGTCGCAGGCGGGTGTGCAGGGACTCGCCGGCTACACGGCCTACGGCGCGTCCAAATGGGGTCTGCGCGGTATGTCCAAGGTCGCGGCAATCGAGCTGGGCCCCTTGGGCATTCGTGTCAACACCGTGTATCCCGGCATGATCGACACGCCGATGATCGCCCACCTCGACGTCCATCGGGGACTCGGCGGCCATCCGGGCGCACCACTGACCCGGGTCGGCACTCCGGACGAAGTTGCCGAAGTGGTGGCATTCCTGGCCTCGGATGCCTCGTCGTACATCACCGGCGCCGATCTGACCGTCGACGGTGGTGCCAGCGCCGGCCGGATCCCGGTCACCCCGGTGCCCACCGCCTGA